A window of Amycolatopsis australiensis contains these coding sequences:
- a CDS encoding alkaline phosphatase family protein codes for MSPNRIRIPAALAAVGMLTAVPVASASAVHPGSHHVLLISVDGLHQADLATYAAQHPHSALAGLVARGTEYTGARTPVPSDSFPGLIGQLTGGDPAATGIYYDATYNHRLLPAGTTSCAGVRPGAQVDLTEDLDRDRSRLDAGQGLTGLPGSVLGMTGNPATLLNPAALPVDPRSCRPVQPHEYLKVNTVFEVARQAGLRTAWSDKHPAYEILDGPSGTGVQDLFTPEINSTGPAVTGDWTTDNAATQQYDGYKAQAVLNEIDGYDHSRSRRVGTPAVFGLNFQSVSTAQKLPKSGGRPGGYLPGGVEPGPVLTSALDFVDGRIGAFVAELRRHHLDRDTTIILSAKHGQSPTDRAALTRVPDGKLLDGLNAAWRAGHPGAGDLVAASADDDAMLLWLTDRSPAATEFAKQYLLAQNGTGTDSTGAAKAFARSGLQTVYAGVDAARYFGVRPGDDRVPDLFGVTQYGVVYTGGTKKIAEHGGVAPDDRAVPLVVTGPGRESRTVAAPVTTTQIAPTILRLLGLQPQALQAVRQEGTRVLPFLG; via the coding sequence TTGTCCCCGAACCGCATCCGCATCCCGGCCGCGCTCGCGGCAGTGGGGATGCTCACGGCCGTGCCCGTCGCCTCCGCGTCGGCCGTTCATCCCGGCAGTCACCACGTCCTGCTGATCTCCGTCGATGGCCTGCACCAGGCCGACCTGGCTACCTACGCCGCGCAACATCCGCATTCTGCGCTGGCCGGCCTGGTCGCTCGGGGGACCGAGTACACCGGTGCGCGCACGCCGGTGCCGTCCGACTCGTTCCCCGGCCTGATCGGGCAGCTGACCGGCGGCGACCCGGCGGCCACGGGGATCTACTACGACGCCACCTACAACCACCGGCTGCTGCCCGCGGGAACGACCTCGTGTGCCGGCGTACGGCCGGGAGCGCAGGTCGACCTCACCGAGGACCTCGATCGCGACCGGAGCAGGCTGGACGCCGGTCAGGGCCTGACCGGGCTGCCGGGCTCGGTGCTGGGCATGACCGGCAACCCCGCGACGCTGCTGAACCCCGCCGCGCTCCCCGTCGACCCGCGCAGTTGCCGTCCGGTCCAGCCGCACGAGTACCTGAAGGTCAACACCGTGTTCGAGGTCGCCCGCCAGGCCGGGCTGCGCACGGCGTGGTCGGACAAGCACCCCGCATACGAAATCCTCGACGGTCCGTCGGGCACCGGCGTGCAGGACCTGTTCACCCCGGAGATCAACAGCACCGGCCCGGCCGTAACCGGCGACTGGACCACCGACAACGCCGCCACCCAGCAGTACGACGGCTACAAGGCCCAAGCCGTGCTCAACGAGATCGACGGCTACGACCACAGCCGGTCCCGCCGCGTCGGCACCCCAGCGGTGTTCGGGCTCAACTTCCAGTCCGTGTCGACCGCCCAGAAACTGCCGAAGTCCGGCGGGCGACCCGGTGGGTACCTGCCCGGAGGTGTCGAGCCCGGCCCGGTGCTGACCTCGGCGCTGGACTTCGTGGACGGCCGCATCGGTGCGTTCGTGGCCGAACTGCGGCGGCACCATCTCGACCGCGACACCACGATCATCCTGTCGGCCAAGCACGGGCAGTCGCCGACCGACCGGGCCGCGTTGACCCGCGTGCCCGACGGCAAGCTGCTCGACGGGCTGAACGCGGCCTGGCGGGCCGGTCACCCCGGCGCCGGCGACCTCGTCGCCGCCTCGGCCGACGACGACGCGATGCTGCTGTGGCTCACCGACCGCTCGCCGGCGGCCACGGAGTTCGCGAAGCAGTACCTGCTGGCCCAGAACGGAACCGGCACCGACAGCACCGGCGCGGCCAAGGCATTCGCCCGCTCCGGCCTGCAGACGGTGTACGCGGGCGTGGATGCCGCGCGCTACTTCGGGGTGCGGCCCGGCGACGACCGGGTGCCGGACCTGTTCGGCGTCACGCAGTACGGCGTCGTCTACACCGGCGGGACGAAGAAGATCGCCGAACACGGCGGCGTCGCCCCGGACGATCGCGCGGTGCCGCTCGTGGTCACGGGACCGGGCCGGGAATCCCGGACGGTCGCCGCGCCGGTGACGACGACCCAGATCGCCCCGACGATCCTCCGGCTGCTCGGCCTGCAGCCCCAGGCGCTGCAGGCGGTACGCCAGGAAGGGACGCGCGTGCTGCCCTTCCTCGGCTGA
- a CDS encoding M56 family metallopeptidase produces MTTDPLIPLLLPLLAWPVSRLVTPRVPPRAASWLLTGTCLILAGSSTAALALLAFSGLSLLPVVAEAGHWSPEALRTLGGVDVPVSIGAGAALAVLAVLLVRTNVHNARWIHRVSRELDEHSPHGGVVLLPGREPVAFAVPGRGGRIAVSGGMLAALNPHERAALLAHERAHLSSRHHVFLLALTLSSTLNPLLHPLCSAAGFALERWADEAAAARVGDRTVVAHAVAKAALAARPHGGFALAATGGPVPRRVTALLERPAGLRRTSVAVLSAAVLGVAALSAATVLDSAADLHDGIELAQAGR; encoded by the coding sequence GTGACCACGGACCCGCTGATCCCCCTGCTGCTGCCGCTGCTGGCCTGGCCGGTGTCGCGGCTGGTCACGCCCCGGGTGCCACCCCGCGCGGCGAGCTGGCTGCTCACCGGCACCTGCCTGATCCTCGCCGGATCAAGCACCGCGGCACTCGCCCTGCTGGCGTTCTCCGGCCTGTCGCTGCTGCCGGTGGTCGCCGAGGCCGGGCACTGGTCGCCGGAGGCGTTGCGGACGCTCGGCGGCGTCGACGTCCCGGTGTCGATCGGCGCCGGCGCGGCGCTGGCCGTCCTCGCCGTGCTGCTGGTCCGTACGAACGTCCACAACGCGCGCTGGATCCACCGCGTGTCGCGCGAACTCGACGAACACAGCCCTCACGGTGGCGTCGTGCTGCTGCCCGGCCGAGAGCCGGTGGCGTTCGCCGTGCCCGGCCGAGGCGGCCGCATCGCCGTCTCCGGCGGGATGCTGGCCGCGCTGAACCCGCACGAACGAGCGGCGCTGCTGGCCCACGAACGCGCCCACCTCTCCTCGCGCCACCACGTGTTCCTGCTGGCTTTGACGTTGTCCTCGACGCTGAACCCGCTGCTGCACCCGCTCTGCTCGGCCGCCGGGTTCGCCCTCGAACGCTGGGCCGACGAAGCCGCGGCGGCCCGGGTCGGCGATCGCACGGTGGTCGCGCACGCGGTGGCCAAGGCCGCCCTCGCCGCCCGCCCGCACGGCGGCTTCGCCCTCGCCGCCACGGGCGGCCCGGTGCCCCGCCGGGTCACCGCGCTGCTCGAGCGTCCCGCCGGGCTGCGGCGGACGTCGGTGGCCGTGCTGAGCGCGGCGGTCCTGGGTGTCGCGGCGCTGTCGGCCGCGACGGTCCTCGACAGCGCGGCCGACCTGCACGACGGCATCGAACTCGCGCAGGCCGGCCGCTAG
- a CDS encoding BlaI/MecI/CopY family transcriptional regulator has product MRKEPARRAPGALEAEVLGVLWRAEEPLSPADVQARLEDDLAYTTVVTILTRLHDKGMATREKHGRSFRYHAVDDEAGLAARKMTKVLDGEPDRGSVLARFVTQLSDADEALLRDLLRGRK; this is encoded by the coding sequence ATGCGGAAGGAACCGGCACGACGCGCCCCCGGCGCCCTCGAAGCCGAGGTGCTGGGCGTGCTGTGGCGCGCGGAGGAACCCCTGTCCCCCGCCGACGTCCAGGCCCGGCTCGAGGACGACCTCGCCTACACGACGGTCGTGACGATCCTCACCCGCCTGCACGACAAGGGCATGGCGACGCGGGAGAAGCACGGGCGCTCGTTCCGTTACCACGCCGTCGACGACGAAGCCGGGCTGGCCGCCCGCAAGATGACCAAGGTCCTCGACGGCGAACCGGACCGCGGCAGCGTCCTGGCCCGGTTCGTGACACAGCTGTCCGATGCGGACGAAGCCCTGCTGCGCGACCTCCTGCGTGGCCGGAAGTGA
- a CDS encoding undecaprenyl-diphosphate phosphatase, with translation MLDYFEAIVVGAFQGVTELFPVSSLGHSVLIPAVVGGQWARDLDVSAPESPYLAFIVGLHVATAAALLLFFWRDWVRIVGGFFSSIRHRRVQTAGERLAWLIVLATIPVGVSGLLLEHLFRTTLGKPIPAAAFLIANGVVLYTGELLRRRANAGPVPVPADAPGAAVDAAADAAADVRLSRMSFGRGTLIGSAQVLALLPGISRSGVTMVAGLLRGLSHEDAARFSFLLATPVILAAGVLKIPDLFGPLGAGIHGQVLAGSLASFASAYLAVRFLTRYFHTRTLTPFAFYCVLAGAGALTVLTLR, from the coding sequence GTGCTGGACTACTTCGAAGCGATCGTCGTCGGTGCGTTCCAGGGCGTCACCGAGCTGTTCCCGGTGTCCAGCCTCGGCCACTCCGTGCTGATCCCCGCTGTCGTGGGCGGGCAGTGGGCCCGGGACCTGGACGTGTCGGCGCCGGAGTCGCCGTACCTGGCGTTCATCGTCGGCCTGCACGTGGCCACGGCCGCGGCGCTGCTGCTGTTCTTTTGGCGGGACTGGGTCCGAATCGTCGGCGGGTTCTTCAGCTCGATCCGTCATCGCCGGGTGCAGACGGCGGGCGAACGGCTGGCGTGGCTGATCGTCCTGGCGACCATCCCGGTCGGCGTCAGCGGCCTGTTGCTGGAGCACCTCTTCCGCACCACGCTCGGCAAGCCGATCCCGGCCGCGGCGTTCCTCATCGCCAACGGCGTCGTGCTCTACACCGGGGAACTCCTGCGCCGCCGGGCGAACGCCGGACCCGTGCCGGTCCCGGCCGACGCACCCGGAGCCGCCGTCGACGCAGCCGCGGACGCGGCCGCAGATGTGCGGCTTTCGCGCATGTCCTTCGGCCGCGGCACGCTGATCGGCAGCGCCCAGGTGCTCGCGCTGCTGCCCGGGATCAGCCGCTCCGGCGTCACGATGGTGGCCGGGCTGCTGCGCGGGCTCTCCCACGAGGACGCCGCCCGGTTCTCCTTCCTGCTGGCCACCCCGGTGATCCTGGCGGCCGGGGTGCTGAAGATCCCGGACTTGTTCGGCCCGCTCGGCGCGGGCATCCACGGCCAGGTGCTCGCCGGGAGCCTGGCGTCGTTCGCCAGCGCGTACCTGGCGGTGCGGTTCCTGACCCGCTACTTCCACACCCGGACGCTGACGCCGTTCGCGTTCTACTGCGTGCTGGCCGGGGCGGGCGCGCTGACCGTGCTCACCCTCCGCTGA
- a CDS encoding biotin-dependent carboxyltransferase family protein, translating to MTKPVSGKTVPVLEVIEPGLQTTVQDHPGRVGMQSMGFFPAGPVDPLAFRIANLLVGNRAGAAGLEIPQGRFQASFLHDCVVAITGPDAGATLNGDPIPGWEAVPVSAGDLLACGIIAGPGYRRYLAVSGGIAVPEVFGSRSTFLVAGLGGLDGRALEQADVLDAFATPASRVLRRVPASLRPAYTDHWEIEILRGPHADPDFFSEAGYRDFLDATWRCDLSSDRVGVRFNPHRLHWARASGDIAGGHPSNLLDSSYPLGGILAYGDVLTILCPEANTSGGFAVIATVAHAAFWKVGQLRPGRDSVDFREIDLGQAAALDKRLEHALDPANFDRA from the coding sequence ATGACGAAGCCGGTTTCCGGGAAAACCGTTCCCGTGCTCGAAGTGATCGAGCCCGGTCTGCAGACGACCGTCCAGGACCACCCCGGACGGGTCGGCATGCAGTCGATGGGTTTCTTCCCGGCCGGACCGGTCGACCCGCTCGCGTTCCGCATCGCCAACCTCCTCGTCGGCAACCGCGCGGGAGCCGCCGGACTGGAAATCCCGCAGGGGCGGTTCCAGGCGAGCTTCCTCCACGACTGCGTCGTCGCCATCACCGGACCAGACGCCGGCGCCACGCTCAACGGCGACCCGATCCCCGGCTGGGAAGCCGTGCCGGTGTCCGCCGGCGACCTGCTGGCGTGCGGCATCATCGCGGGACCCGGCTACCGGCGCTATCTCGCGGTCTCCGGCGGCATCGCCGTGCCGGAGGTGTTCGGCTCGCGGTCGACGTTCCTCGTCGCCGGCCTCGGCGGGCTCGACGGCCGCGCCCTCGAACAGGCCGACGTACTGGACGCCTTCGCCACGCCCGCGTCCCGCGTGCTGCGGCGGGTCCCGGCCTCGCTCCGGCCCGCCTACACCGACCACTGGGAAATCGAGATCCTGCGCGGACCGCACGCCGACCCCGACTTCTTCTCCGAGGCGGGCTACCGCGATTTCCTCGACGCGACCTGGCGCTGTGACCTGAGTTCCGACCGCGTCGGCGTCCGGTTCAACCCGCACCGCCTCCACTGGGCCCGCGCCTCCGGCGACATCGCCGGCGGACACCCTTCGAACCTGCTCGACAGCAGCTACCCCCTCGGCGGCATCCTCGCCTACGGCGACGTGCTCACGATCCTGTGTCCCGAAGCCAACACCTCCGGTGGCTTCGCCGTCATCGCCACCGTCGCGCACGCGGCGTTCTGGAAGGTCGGCCAGCTCCGGCCCGGCCGCGATTCGGTCGACTTCCGGGAAATCGACCTGGGCCAGGCGGCGGCACTGGACAAACGTCTCGAGCACGCACTCGACCCGGCGAACTTCGACCGAGCCTGA
- a CDS encoding 5-oxoprolinase subunit B family protein: MTPAIIATPEPAAGHPRVTYRTAGDRALMVEYGQPFPVDLAANFFAHAAARHLTAHPVRGVLEIASGLRSLTVYYEPSAIKQENVVTALEEVHRALPEPRSIVLPSRRLKLPIAFDDSASREAVHRYRVSTRPDAPNVVDGTNVDYIVRYNGLPDREALYSRVLESLWWNAFTGFYPGLPSLLPLDPRSEIVAPKYNPARGWTPEGAVALGGPCIVIHPIESPGSYQIFGRTVPISQLTRNPRTHRVDPALIHPGDRISFFRVTEAELIELRRQAFAGSYDYDVEPGRFAAEEYFSTAAAPEVSTEAERRRAARHAAREMVKIP, from the coding sequence GTGACCCCAGCGATCATCGCCACCCCCGAACCCGCAGCGGGTCACCCGCGGGTGACCTACCGGACGGCCGGCGACCGCGCGCTCATGGTCGAGTACGGGCAGCCGTTCCCGGTCGACCTCGCGGCCAACTTCTTCGCGCACGCCGCGGCCAGGCACCTGACCGCCCACCCCGTCCGCGGGGTCCTGGAGATCGCCTCGGGTCTGCGGTCGCTGACGGTGTACTACGAACCGAGCGCGATCAAGCAGGAGAACGTCGTGACGGCTCTCGAAGAGGTGCACCGGGCTCTGCCGGAGCCGCGGTCCATCGTGCTGCCGAGCCGCCGGCTGAAGCTGCCCATCGCGTTCGACGACTCGGCCTCGCGCGAAGCCGTCCACCGCTACCGGGTGAGCACGAGGCCGGACGCGCCGAACGTCGTCGACGGGACCAACGTCGACTACATCGTCCGGTACAACGGCCTGCCCGACCGCGAAGCCCTCTACTCCCGCGTGCTGGAATCGCTGTGGTGGAACGCGTTCACCGGCTTCTACCCCGGGCTCCCGTCCTTGCTGCCGCTCGACCCGCGGTCCGAGATCGTCGCCCCGAAGTACAACCCGGCGCGGGGCTGGACCCCGGAAGGAGCCGTCGCACTCGGCGGCCCCTGCATCGTGATCCATCCGATCGAGTCACCCGGGTCGTACCAGATCTTCGGCCGCACGGTGCCGATCAGCCAGCTGACGCGAAACCCGCGCACGCACCGGGTCGACCCCGCGCTCATCCACCCCGGGGACCGCATCTCGTTCTTCCGCGTCACCGAAGCCGAACTGATCGAGCTGCGCCGCCAAGCCTTCGCCGGGAGCTACGACTACGACGTGGAGCCCGGTCGCTTCGCCGCGGAGGAATACTTCTCGACCGCCGCCGCCCCGGAGGTGTCCACCGAGGCGGAACGCCGCCGGGCCGCGCGGCACGCCGCCCGGGAAATGGTCAAGATCCCATGA
- a CDS encoding PucR family transcriptional regulator, which translates to MPLTVQALLARTDLELRRLSGSPEALRRTVNWALISELPDPRPYLGGSELVLTTGSGLPAAADQYVACLVEAGAAALGFGLSAFYPEVPAALVAEAARADLPLLVVPASTGLGAVSRVVAECISDERQKELNSAVVVQRDLIRASLSRYAARAIVERLGKAMQGWALLLDRDGGVRAGPPAGRLHAPSLRIELPRLRSGSAASLSMTVAGESVVLLPLTVRERVQGFLAVGRSTPLNQAEQAVVTTAVSLLCAELRSARSVLDSERRNRLAVAKVAIEGNLALAASIGRVLGTDVPEGDLRVAILGVPAGHELELLEHAESDYGLRAVCALVAEWEPGRVVVLMPPAEGDTRTLEALLRRIPLARGAVSDPTPPGDLPDAWRQVRSVFSSASGAVGKLTHVTDVASAGLLRHLDNAEARGWAEALLAPLVENKSSKVDFLNTLRTFLANNGQADASASALGIHRHTLRYRMSKVAETLDRDLDDPMTRTELWIALQLVDRP; encoded by the coding sequence ATGCCCTTGACCGTGCAAGCGCTGCTCGCGCGGACGGACCTCGAGCTGCGGCGCCTCTCCGGCTCGCCCGAGGCGCTGCGGCGCACGGTGAACTGGGCGCTGATCAGCGAGCTGCCGGATCCCCGGCCCTACCTCGGCGGGAGCGAGCTGGTCCTGACGACCGGTTCGGGCTTGCCCGCGGCGGCCGACCAGTACGTCGCCTGCCTGGTCGAGGCCGGAGCGGCGGCGCTCGGGTTCGGGCTCAGCGCGTTCTACCCCGAGGTCCCGGCGGCGCTGGTCGCCGAGGCGGCACGCGCGGACCTGCCGCTGCTGGTCGTCCCCGCCTCGACCGGCCTGGGAGCCGTCAGCCGCGTCGTCGCCGAGTGCATCTCCGACGAGCGGCAGAAGGAGCTCAACTCGGCGGTCGTGGTCCAACGCGACCTGATCCGCGCGTCGTTGTCGCGCTACGCCGCGCGAGCGATCGTCGAGCGGCTCGGGAAGGCCATGCAGGGCTGGGCATTGCTGCTGGACCGTGACGGCGGGGTCCGCGCGGGGCCGCCGGCCGGCCGATTGCACGCGCCGAGCCTGCGCATCGAGCTCCCGAGGCTGCGCTCAGGCAGCGCCGCCAGCCTCAGCATGACCGTGGCGGGCGAGTCGGTCGTCCTGCTGCCCCTGACGGTCCGCGAGCGCGTGCAGGGATTCCTCGCCGTCGGCCGGTCCACCCCGCTCAACCAGGCCGAGCAAGCGGTCGTGACCACCGCCGTCTCGCTGCTGTGCGCCGAGCTGCGCAGCGCGCGCAGCGTCCTCGACAGCGAACGCCGGAACCGGCTGGCCGTCGCGAAGGTGGCCATCGAAGGGAACCTCGCCCTGGCCGCCTCGATCGGCCGGGTACTCGGCACCGACGTGCCCGAAGGCGATCTGCGCGTGGCCATCCTCGGCGTGCCCGCCGGTCATGAGCTGGAACTGCTCGAGCACGCCGAAAGCGACTACGGGCTGCGCGCGGTCTGCGCCCTCGTGGCGGAGTGGGAGCCCGGCCGGGTCGTGGTCCTGATGCCCCCGGCCGAGGGGGACACCAGGACGCTCGAGGCGCTGCTGCGGCGGATCCCGCTCGCCCGCGGCGCGGTGAGCGATCCGACGCCTCCCGGTGACCTTCCCGACGCCTGGCGGCAGGTCCGCTCGGTGTTCAGCAGCGCGTCCGGGGCGGTCGGGAAGCTGACCCACGTCACCGACGTCGCCTCGGCCGGCCTGCTGCGCCACTTGGACAACGCCGAAGCGCGGGGCTGGGCCGAGGCGCTGCTCGCACCGCTGGTGGAGAACAAGAGCTCCAAGGTCGACTTCCTGAACACGCTGCGGACCTTCCTCGCGAACAACGGCCAGGCGGACGCCTCGGCGTCGGCGCTCGGCATCCACCGGCACACGCTCCGGTACCGGATGAGCAAGGTCGCAGAAACACTCGATCGAGACCTTGACGACCCGATGACCAGGACCGAGCTCTGGATCGCCCTCCAGCTGGTGGACCGCCCCTGA
- a CDS encoding acetoacetate decarboxylase family protein, whose product MWVPADPDAVAKLVPEGLTPAEDRSCYINQYVVDGPDQTSSDGGESFGAYSLTYLGVNLAGLDTEAGVPGRWWTHYHNSSEVMSRYARAHGVPAGDPGETTLEFEGDTLVATTSVEGRPIIRTTASVTVGTTRRAVGQLRYITRRDDEFISGRYAYVADLAERFEVRSFEFLDENHPVHALRPADPLQITFGFYTPSMSFVYPGGEGPLGSEHGS is encoded by the coding sequence GTGTGGGTGCCGGCGGACCCCGACGCGGTGGCGAAACTCGTCCCGGAAGGACTGACGCCTGCCGAGGACCGGTCGTGCTACATCAACCAGTACGTCGTGGACGGTCCCGACCAGACCTCTTCGGACGGTGGCGAATCGTTCGGCGCGTACTCGCTGACCTACCTCGGCGTCAACCTGGCGGGGCTGGACACCGAGGCCGGCGTCCCCGGTCGCTGGTGGACCCACTACCACAACAGCTCCGAGGTGATGAGCCGGTACGCCAGGGCGCACGGCGTGCCCGCCGGTGATCCCGGCGAGACCACGCTCGAGTTCGAGGGCGACACCCTCGTGGCGACGACGTCGGTCGAGGGGCGGCCGATCATCCGGACCACGGCGTCGGTCACCGTCGGGACCACGCGGCGCGCCGTCGGCCAGCTGCGCTACATCACCCGCCGGGACGACGAGTTCATCAGCGGCCGGTACGCGTACGTGGCCGACCTCGCCGAGCGGTTCGAGGTCCGCTCCTTCGAGTTCCTCGACGAGAACCACCCGGTTCACGCGCTCCGGCCGGCCGACCCGCTGCAGATCACCTTCGGCTTCTACACGCCGTCGATGTCCTTCGTCTACCCCGGGGGCGAGGGCCCGCTCGGGTCCGAACACGGCAGCTGA
- a CDS encoding YHS domain-containing protein, translating into MALLERAQWYDIARSTEWTPRYVTQEELFPTELCGGEGLPDDIWSTYDEPYKISYREYVDIQRQKDAGAYSVKAALERADLYNKADPGWISILKEHYAAVALVEYGASFQESRFIRWSKAPGMRNMATFGMLDEIRHGQIQLFFPHEYAPKDRQFEWSHAAMFTDNWVTLGARHFFDDVMMTRDALSTSIFANFAFETGFTNLQFIGLSGDAANAGDFTFSKLIQSIQSDEARHAQLGTPLLQMLIENGQKAEAQKKIDIAFWRSYRLFTILSGIPMDYYVPLEVRGESFKEFMEEWIVTQFMRSLEDLGLSKPWYWDIFLRDISEHHHGQHLGTYSWRPTLWWNPAAGVSPEERDWLEEKYPGWNGTFGKVWDVLIDNMVHDRMDKTVPGTLPVICNVSQLPIVGTPSQTLRDISLVHEGRRYHFASEVDKWIFEDDPERYRHHKNLVDRFLGGEIQPADLGGVLEYMGLGVVGPGGEDAHGFAWVDAYRTKLANVG; encoded by the coding sequence ATGGCCCTGCTGGAACGTGCGCAGTGGTACGACATCGCGCGCAGCACCGAGTGGACACCCCGATACGTGACCCAGGAAGAACTCTTCCCCACCGAGCTGTGCGGTGGCGAGGGGCTGCCCGACGACATCTGGTCGACCTACGACGAGCCCTACAAGATCAGTTACCGCGAGTACGTCGACATCCAGCGCCAGAAGGACGCCGGTGCCTACTCGGTGAAGGCGGCCCTGGAACGCGCCGACCTGTACAACAAGGCGGACCCGGGCTGGATCTCCATCCTCAAGGAGCACTACGCGGCGGTCGCACTGGTCGAGTACGGCGCCTCCTTCCAGGAGTCGCGGTTCATCCGCTGGTCCAAGGCACCGGGGATGCGGAACATGGCGACGTTCGGCATGCTCGACGAGATCCGGCACGGCCAGATCCAGCTGTTCTTCCCGCACGAGTACGCGCCGAAGGACCGGCAGTTCGAGTGGTCGCACGCGGCGATGTTCACCGACAACTGGGTCACCTTGGGGGCCCGGCACTTCTTCGACGACGTCATGATGACGCGCGACGCGCTGTCGACGTCGATCTTCGCGAACTTCGCTTTCGAGACCGGCTTCACCAACCTCCAGTTCATCGGTCTTTCCGGTGACGCGGCCAACGCCGGCGACTTCACGTTCTCCAAGCTGATCCAGAGCATCCAGTCGGACGAGGCGCGGCACGCCCAGCTGGGCACGCCGCTGCTGCAGATGCTGATCGAGAACGGCCAGAAGGCCGAAGCGCAGAAGAAGATCGACATCGCCTTCTGGCGGTCCTACCGGCTGTTCACCATCCTCTCGGGCATCCCGATGGACTACTACGTGCCGCTCGAGGTGCGGGGTGAGTCCTTCAAGGAGTTCATGGAGGAGTGGATCGTCACGCAGTTCATGCGCTCGCTGGAGGACCTCGGGCTGTCGAAGCCGTGGTACTGGGACATCTTCCTGCGCGACATCTCCGAGCACCACCACGGCCAGCACCTCGGGACGTACTCGTGGCGGCCGACCCTGTGGTGGAACCCGGCCGCCGGCGTCAGCCCCGAGGAGCGCGACTGGCTGGAGGAGAAGTACCCCGGCTGGAACGGCACGTTCGGCAAGGTCTGGGACGTCCTGATCGACAACATGGTCCACGACCGCATGGACAAGACCGTGCCGGGCACGCTGCCGGTCATCTGCAACGTCTCGCAGCTGCCCATCGTCGGCACGCCGTCGCAGACGCTGCGGGACATCTCGCTGGTGCACGAGGGCCGCCGCTACCACTTCGCGTCCGAAGTGGACAAGTGGATCTTCGAGGACGACCCGGAGCGCTACCGGCACCACAAGAACCTCGTCGACCGCTTCCTCGGCGGCGAAATCCAGCCCGCCGACCTCGGCGGTGTCCTGGAGTACATGGGGCTCGGTGTCGTCGGCCCCGGCGGGGAGGACGCCCACGGTTTCGCGTGGGTGGACGCCTACCGCACGAAGCTCGCGAACGTCGGCTGA
- a CDS encoding toluene-4-monooxygenase system B family protein has product MAVVPLAAHFHGDFVLKLLPVETTNTMDEVAAAAAANSVGIHVPGQPGRTLRVRKQGVDAPYARESTVAESGLEPTECIEIYYE; this is encoded by the coding sequence ATGGCCGTTGTCCCGCTCGCCGCGCACTTCCACGGCGACTTCGTCCTCAAGCTGCTGCCGGTAGAGACCACGAACACGATGGACGAGGTCGCCGCCGCGGCCGCCGCCAACTCCGTCGGCATCCACGTGCCCGGGCAGCCCGGCCGGACCCTCCGGGTGCGCAAGCAGGGCGTCGACGCGCCCTACGCCCGCGAGAGCACCGTCGCCGAGTCCGGTCTGGAGCCGACCGAATGCATCGAAATCTACTACGAGTGA
- a CDS encoding MmoB/DmpM family protein: MTNTEPIADPVGPVLQTGEVARAVADAAVIDNAGRRVDVRDRGSYVRIEVDGGECVLRAETIAGELGRPFRLSELELIMPSFVGRIETGSDVIRFYLGNKEARA; the protein is encoded by the coding sequence GTGACCAACACTGAACCCATCGCCGACCCGGTCGGCCCGGTCCTGCAGACCGGCGAGGTCGCCCGCGCCGTCGCCGACGCGGCCGTCATCGACAACGCCGGCCGCCGCGTCGACGTCCGCGATCGCGGCTCCTACGTCCGCATCGAGGTCGACGGCGGCGAGTGCGTGCTCCGGGCCGAGACCATCGCCGGCGAGCTCGGCCGCCCGTTCCGGCTCTCCGAGCTGGAGCTGATCATGCCTTCGTTCGTGGGGCGCATCGAAACCGGCTCCGACGTCATCCGCTTCTACCTCGGCAACAAGGAGGCCCGCGCATGA